A window of the bacterium genome harbors these coding sequences:
- a CDS encoding 2-hydroxyacyl-CoA dehydratase yields MAEEQVSRIKKINATGAMKALMTEYFQELDRAGQDPGAKVAWCTSVGPAELLRSFGFYVYFPENHGAMLGSSRLAGDLIPAANAAGYSPDICSYLTSDIGSYLSRRTPLTPAFGMAGVPRPDLLVFNTNQCRDVKDWFGFYEREFGVPMVGIDTMRSIETVTANHLEGLIAQHKALIPTLEAVSGRKFDLDRLKAVVASSYRWGALIPTLEAVSGRKFDLDRLKAVVASSYRCTRLWKKVLRLAERRPSPITFFDGTIHMGPAVVLRGDPRAETYYETLIAELEARIAAGEGAVAGETYRFYWDGKMREHAELFAGHGVCVTASTYCNSWIFEALGDADPFAGMARAYTELFIVRGEKYKLDYLERMVRDYGIDGVVYHDAKTCPNNSNNRYGLPERLAAKLGLPYVVINGDLNDLRLYSEEQARTQFEALVEQLREAGQPS; encoded by the coding sequence ATGGCCGAGGAGCAAGTCAGCCGGATCAAGAAGATCAATGCCACCGGCGCCATGAAGGCACTCATGACCGAGTACTTCCAGGAACTCGACCGGGCCGGGCAGGATCCCGGGGCCAAGGTTGCCTGGTGCACCAGCGTCGGACCCGCCGAACTGCTGCGCTCCTTTGGATTCTACGTCTACTTCCCGGAAAACCACGGGGCCATGCTGGGCTCCTCGCGCCTGGCCGGCGACCTCATCCCCGCCGCCAACGCGGCCGGCTACTCCCCGGACATCTGCTCCTATCTCACCAGCGACATCGGCTCCTACCTGAGCCGGCGCACGCCGCTGACGCCGGCCTTCGGCATGGCGGGCGTGCCCCGGCCAGACCTGCTGGTCTTCAACACGAATCAGTGTCGCGACGTGAAGGACTGGTTCGGCTTCTACGAGCGCGAGTTCGGTGTGCCGATGGTGGGCATCGACACCATGCGCAGCATCGAGACGGTCACCGCCAATCACCTGGAAGGGCTCATTGCCCAGCATAAGGCGTTGATTCCCACCCTGGAGGCGGTCTCCGGCCGCAAGTTCGACCTCGATCGCCTCAAGGCGGTCGTGGCCTCCTCCTACCGCTGGGGGGCGTTGATTCCCACCCTGGAGGCGGTCTCCGGCCGCAAGTTCGACCTCGATCGCCTCAAGGCGGTCGTGGCCTCCTCCTACCGCTGCACCCGCCTCTGGAAGAAGGTGCTGCGTCTGGCCGAGCGCCGACCCTCGCCCATCACCTTCTTCGACGGCACCATCCACATGGGACCCGCCGTCGTGCTGCGCGGCGATCCTCGCGCCGAGACCTACTACGAGACCCTAATCGCGGAGCTGGAAGCGCGCATCGCCGCCGGCGAGGGTGCCGTCGCGGGCGAGACCTACCGCTTCTACTGGGACGGCAAAATGCGCGAGCACGCGGAGCTGTTCGCGGGGCATGGGGTCTGCGTGACGGCCTCGACCTACTGCAACAGCTGGATCTTCGAGGCGCTGGGGGACGCCGATCCCTTCGCGGGCATGGCGCGGGCCTATACCGAGCTCTTCATCGTCCGCGGCGAGAAGTACAAGCTGGACTACCTGGAGAGGATGGTTCGCGACTACGGCATCGACGGCGTCGTCTACCATGACGCCAAGACCTGCCCCAACAACTCCAACAATCGCTATGGCCTGCCCGAGCGCTTGGCCGCGAAACTCGGCCTGCCCTACGTGGTGATCAACGGCGATCTCAACGACCTTCGCCTCTACTCCGAGGAACAGGCGCGGACCCAGTTCGAGGCCCTCGTGGAGCAGCTGCGCGAGGCCGGTCAGCCCTCCTGA
- a CDS encoding ATPase, giving the protein MTGQDANTANELYCGVDVGASATKLVLLDAGGEVLARIVHPSGIDYRATAHRCRDEALAAIGAEAGRPAATIATGYGRHNVDFASGSLTEIHCHGVGCFHSSPRAISIIDIGGQDNKVIRLEPDGRRANFKMNRKCAAGTGAFLEEIALRLGLQLEELDPLAQGADETVKLSSFCTVFAKTEILAHLRQGAPVAGIVRGAFVSVVTRVLEMDSLLGDVLATGGVVAHNPGIVAILSEKLGRDVKVPPHPQFTGALGAALSAMSHTH; this is encoded by the coding sequence ATGACCGGCCAGGACGCGAACACGGCAAACGAACTCTACTGCGGCGTCGACGTGGGCGCTTCGGCAACCAAGCTAGTGTTGCTGGACGCCGGCGGCGAAGTGCTGGCCCGCATCGTCCATCCTTCCGGCATCGATTACCGGGCCACTGCCCACCGTTGTCGCGATGAAGCCCTCGCCGCGATCGGCGCCGAGGCGGGCCGTCCTGCCGCCACGATCGCGACGGGCTACGGTCGGCACAACGTGGACTTCGCCTCGGGCTCGCTCACCGAGATCCACTGCCACGGCGTCGGCTGCTTCCACAGTTCGCCGCGAGCGATCTCGATCATCGACATCGGCGGGCAGGACAACAAGGTGATTCGCCTGGAGCCGGACGGCCGCCGCGCGAACTTCAAGATGAACCGCAAGTGTGCGGCGGGCACGGGGGCCTTCCTCGAGGAGATCGCGCTGCGCCTGGGCCTCCAACTCGAGGAACTGGATCCTCTGGCGCAGGGTGCCGACGAGACCGTGAAGCTGAGCAGCTTCTGCACGGTCTTCGCCAAGACCGAGATCCTGGCCCACCTGCGACAGGGCGCGCCGGTGGCGGGCATCGTGCGTGGGGCCTTCGTCTCGGTCGTGACCCGCGTGCTGGAGATGGATTCCCTGCTGGGCGACGTGTTGGCCACGGGCGGCGTGGTGGCCCACAATCCGGGCATCGTGGCGATCCTGAGCGAGAAGCTGGGCCGCGATGTCAAGGTGCCTCCCCATCCGCAGTTCACCGGCGCCCTGGGCGCGGCGCTCTCGGCCATGAGTCACACGCACTGA